Genomic window (Kryptolebias marmoratus isolate JLee-2015 unplaced genomic scaffold, ASM164957v2 Scaffold83, whole genome shotgun sequence):
atataaataaatttcacttcacttacTGATCTAGATAACCGTCTCCtgtgtcatgtttgttttaacttttaacttcaGCAGGTGAAGGcctgctgaagaaactgaaacagtttttaaaaaagataaatgacttttttgtttgcttgcttgtttgtttgtttgtctgctcacaacattactcaaaaagtaataaacgaattttgatgaaattttcaggaaatgttgaggttgttacaaagaacaaatgacTAAATTTTGGTGGTGTTCGTGTTTACATTCTCAAATATCATATTtgagtgatgatgtcatcagctCCATTATGACGTCACAACGGTCATGGGTCTTGGCGGAGGTTGGCGCTCTGCTTCTAGTTTGTTGTACTAGTTCTACTTATGAGCTAATGTATTAAAATATGCACCATTTTGGGCCCTCCCCGGCTTCCATACTTCTGGCAGCGTCAGTTCTGGTCTTAAAGGGGCAGGTGCGGGTTCGCGCGCTGTTCGCTTTAAATCAGCGGCGGGACTTTCTGTCGGCGCAGCATTCTGCACATGCGCCTTTAAGGCTGGCTGCGTTCATCTGCCTGGATGACGGAATGCTGTTATTTTTACCGCAGTGACCTCATCAGGACTTCGGTTCCGTCCGCGGCTTTCTGTTCCGTCTTCACCCCCAACTGCTGACACTTTTATCGGCCTTTCCTCACCGGAACATCCCGGCCGACTGCCCCGGAGCCCCAGCCGGGTCGGCGGCGCTGCTGGCCGGACTCTGACGGTGACTTTTGTCGCGGTGAGTTCACCGAATTTTCCGGGTAAAAGTCCGAACCAGCGGCGGGTGAAGAAGTTCGGGTGAACGGGCCTGAAGTTCAAGTTTAGCCGAGTGTCCGCTCGGAACCGAAGTTCGGGTTTTTCCCGTCGATTAGTCGGTTTTTACCGTCGAAACAAACCGATGAAACAACAAGCAGGGATGTTCGGTTCGGTTCTGGAAATGTCCCCCAGGTTCGGTGCCGAACTCACTTAAACTAATACACTAGGGACCCATGGaaaccagaaccaaaccagAACAATCAGGGTTCTACataaaatcactttattttgtctccaaaccttaaaagtaaaaccaaacatcAGAACTTCCCTGAGATGAGAAGGTTCTGAAATGTTCTGAAAGGTTCTGGATGTCATGTAGAACCAGTCCATAGAGGTAATGTTTCATTAAGTCAGTGTTTACCCAGATGTCATGTCTTCTTTATAAATATATGGGGGAAGTTATTACATATGGTCATATTTCTGTGACAGGATTAAagttttactttcacttttcaAAGATTTTCCTCCTGAATTCAACGAGAAATAAGAACTAAAACCCAACAAATCTTCTCCATATTTGAGTGTTTTCTGAATAAAGATGATTAAAGTAAATCACATTAATCACTTGTTCATAAATCAAACtctgtgacttttaaaaagatttaacagGATTTCTGATGTCAATTTTGtcctctgtccttctgtccttctTGTCTTCTGTCTGCTAACATTTAGCTCATCAGTTAAATTTAGcttccttcagctgcttttagctgttgttcagCTTCAAATTTCAGCCAAGTctcatcagctgtttttaaagttacaacAGTTTTGCAGGAAAATGTCCTAAAGGAACAAAGTGGAACGTCGGCCAtgtttctgagtgttttctggCCTTTGACTGAGAGCTCAcagagccaatcagagctcTGAAGTCATTCAGGCATCATTTTAGATGAAAATGAAGCTTTTAGCTCGTCCTCAGGTGTGTCACCTGTCTGAGAACTAACCTCCTCTGGACTGCGGTCCTGATTCTGCTGTTGTCTCCTCTGACCGCTcaggaagacaaacaaacccttctgcttttttaaaataaatcatgtttttccaGCTCGTCAGCCGTTGGCTCCGTGACGTCCTTGCCTGTTCGGACTAATCGACCGGACAGGAACAAAATGTGAGTAAAACCCGCCTGAATGTGTTCAGAACCACAGATGAACCTTCTCCTGTTTGATTTAATGTCACAGATCAATCCTCGTCGTCTTTTAGGGGTCAGAACCACCAAATGTGACCCAAAATTTTAGACAGAAACCAGCCGGCGGCAGCTGCGTGCCTCAGGTCTTTACAGCCTGGAGGTGGTGAGGGAACATCTCctgctctgtctgcagctcGGTGGAACGCCGGGCCAGAACCGGGTCCACGGCAGGATCCGTGTTTTCGCCTCAGAGTCAGCGGTAACACCAGAGGAAGGCTCTGCATTGGTTTAATCTAAAACTGGCTAAATGTAGCTACACTGCTCCGTGGAGACGGCCGggatcaccatggcaaccagcagcttttatattacccagcatgcttttcttcctcctatgtttccatcatggccgcccccatAGATCCTTCATGATGTccaggaggattcagaggaaaaGGAAGAGGACTGGACCTGGagtttcacaataagagtcgtTCTGGAGGACTTTAGCTCAGGACGTCTGGAAAGGACCGAGCTCACCTGGATGTTCATTGGTCAGCAGCTGCTAACGGCTCGTTAGGACTCAGGTGTGTTAATTAGAGAACCTGCTGAGCGCCAGGTAAACTCAGTCAgccaaactttatttacaacacgCAGAGTCCCACCTGTCTCCCTGTGTGATGTCATCGAGGGTAAAGTCCTCTTCACAGCCTTTGACCCAAGTCAGCTGACAGCCtgtttacctgctgcaggtgtgaCCGGACCGCAGCCAATCAGGacgtttgttctttttatctgATAAACATGAAGACTTTGACACAACGGCTTTGTGTGACGACCTGAGAGGGAAAACTGTCCTCGGTTCTAGATGAGATCAGAGACAGAGCCAGAGAGACAGCGCCttagagacagagagacagagacacagagacagagagatagagcctcagagacacagagacagagacacagagacagagcctcagagacacagagacagagacacagagacagagcNNNNNNNNNNNNNNNNNNNNNNNNNNNNNNNNNNNNNNNNNNNNNNNNNNNNNNNNNNNNNNNNNNNNNNNNNNNNNNNNNNNNNNNNNNNNNNNNNNNNAAAACAGTAAAAAACGTTCTGAAAATTTTAcggttttttaaatatttttattgatctCTGTGATGAGCAGGACCTCCTGGAGGTTCAGGTCCAGAATCCCCATCccggtcagaaccagaactttaCCCAGAGGGAATTACAAGCATCAGAATCAGATCTGGTTCAACCAATAGAACAAAAAGTTCCAACTGTACAAAAACTGGTTCTGATGGTGTTCTGATTTACCCCGTCACTGTTCAGGTGGGTCCAGTTCTGGTTCAGAACCAACTCTGCAAGAAAGATCAGGTCCAGTTCAGTCCAAAGgttctttgatgtttttagtttccGTCAGACTTGGAGTTAcacaccagaaccagaaccagaaccagaacctctcTTCAATCcattttaagatgatttttttttggacagtTCTGAACACAGACAGAGTTCTGTTGCCGGACCACCGTCGGTGTAAAGCACCAGAACCCAagggtttgtgttttagtgtggGCGGAGCCTCAGCAGGTGGTGAATGACATAATGACATGGTGGGTGGGGCCTCAGGACACCTGGATGACCTCCATGCTGCCCGAGAAGCTGGACTGACTCGCCACCTTCACCATCTCCTGGGCGCCGCCGTCCGTCAGTCCGTCCCCGAACTCCATCTGGCAGCTCCGcctcttcagctgcttctcgAAGCTGCTCTCTTCGTGCCAGCTTCGCCTCGAGTCGCCGCTGTCGCCCACCCGCCGCCGGCTGCGGCGCCGGACCGCCTCCAGGCCGTGACCGCAGCCGTACGGCGTGAAGCTGCCGGTGCCGCTGAGGATGCTGGACGAGGAGTAGAACCGTGTGGACTCAGAGGACAGGTACCAACTGCCCGCTAGTGAGGAGGCGGAGACGGCGACGGGTCCCAGCAGAATGTCTGAGTGCCAGCCTTTCAGGTTGGCGCTGGCGCCAGAGCCGGGTCGggtcagctgctgctggctgcgCGAGAGTCCGAACAGGAAGCTGGTGGTGGTTTCCTCCACGCTGCCGCTGCGCTGCAGCTGATAAGGACCGTTCGGAGCAGCAGCTGGCGGTCTGGGTGGAGCGCCGGAGGCTGGCGGCGCTGCTCGATCCGGACCGTTCACCTCCTCCTTATCTGGGCTCTGCTCCGGAGTGGACTGCTCCGAAACCTCCTCCACCGGAGAGAACTGACAAGCCTTGCTGCTCGTTTCTTTGAAGGACGGCGCTTTGTAGAACTCCTCCCCTGAACCACCAAACCCTCGGTGGGCGGAGCTTCCACCCTGATCGCCGTACGACTTGATGTCCAGAGAGAAGGAACGCTTCAGCCGGGTGCTGTCCTCGGTTCCGTCTGTACACTGCAGGCCGCTCAGAACCTGAGCCAGCTTCTCCGGGGCGTCGACCAGAACGCAGGGCAGAGAGAGGGGCTCCAATTGGGCCGAACCGGGCCCCTCAGGGGCTTCAGGGCCGGACAGAGGCTCCGCCTCCTTCAGCTGAGCAGGAGGATCGCCGCTGAGTGATTTCCTGCCGTCAGAACCAGGAGAACTCTTGATGTTCTTCTCAAAGTCCAGCAGCTGACCCAGGAAGTTAAAGTTCGGAGAAATGGTCGGCCTCTTCTCCTTCAcaaacctgcaggagaaaaacagagcCCAGTCAGCTGGGAGGGGTCAGAGAGGGGTCAGAGGGGGGTCAGAGGTGGGTCAGAGAGGGGTCAGAGAGGGGGTCAGAGGGAGGTACTCAGAGGGAGGGACTCAGGGTGGGACTCAGAGGGAGGTACTCAGAGGGAGGTACTCAGAGGGAGGTACTCAGGGNNNNNNNNNNNNNNNNNNNNNNNNNNNNNNNNNNNNNNNNNNNNNNNNNNNNNNNNNNNNNNNNNNNNNNNNNNNNNNNNNNNNNNNNNNNNNNNNNNNNNNNNNNNNNNNNNNNNNNNNNNNNNNNNNNNNNNNNNNNNNNNNNNNNNNNNNNNNNNNNNNNNNNNNNNNNNNNNNNNNNNNNNNNNNNNNNNNNNNNNNNNNNNNNNNNNNNNNNNNNNNNNNNNNNNNNNNNNNNNNNNNNNNNNNNNNNNNNNNNNNNNNNNNNNNNNNNNNNNNNNNNNNNNNNNNNNNNNNNNNNNNNNNNNNNNNNNNNNNNNNNNNNNNNNNNNNNNNNNNNNNNNNNNNNNNNNNNNNNNNNNNNNNNNNNNNNNNNNNNNNNNNNNNNNNNNNNNNNNNNNNNNNNNNNNNNNNNNNNNNNNNNNNNNNNNNNNNNNNNNNNNNNNNNNNNNNNNNNNNNNNNNNNNNNNNNNNNNNNNNNNNNNNNNNNNNNNNNNNNNNNNNNNNNNNNNNNNNNNNNNNNNNNNNNNNNNNNNNNNNNNNNNNNNNNNNNNNNNNNNNNNNNNNNNNNNNNNNNNNNNNNNNNNNNNNNNNNNNNNNNNNNNNNNNNNNNNNNNNNNNNNNNNNNNNNNNNNNNNNNNNNNNNNNNNNNNNNNNNNNNNNNNNNNNNNNNNNNNNNNNNNNNNNNNNNNNNNNNNNNNNNNNNNNNNNNNNNNNNNNNNNNNNNNNNNNNNNNNNNNNNNNNNNNNNNNNNNNNNNNNNNNNNNNNNNNNNNNNNNNNNNNNNNNNNNNNNNNNNNNNNNNNNNNNNNNNNNNNNNNNNNNNNNNNNNNNNNNNNNNNNNNNNNNNNNNNNNNNNNNNNNNNNNNNNNNNNNNNNNNNNNNNNNNNNNNNNNNNNNNNNNNNNNNNNNNNNNNNNNNNNNNNNNNNNNNNNNNNNNNNNNNNNNNNNNNNNNNNNNNNNNNNNNNNNNNNNNNNNNNNNNNNNNNNNNNNNNNNNNNNNNNNNNNNNNNNNNNNNNNNNNNNNNNNNNNNNNNNNNNNNNNNNNNNNNNNNNNNNNNNNNNNNNNNNNNNNNNNNNNNNNNNNNNNNNNNNNNNNNNNNNNNNNNNNNNNNNNNNNNNNNNNNNNNNNNNNNNNNNNNNNNNNNNNNNNNNNNNNNNNNNNNNNNNNNNNNNNNNNNNNNNNNNNNNNNNNNNNNNNNNNNNNNNNNNNNNNNNNNNNNNNNNNNNNNNNNNNNNNNNNNNNNNNNNNNNNNNNNNNNNNNNNNNNNNNNNNNNNNNNNNNNNNNNNNNNNNNNNNNNNNNNNNNNNNNNNNNNNNNNNNNNNNNNNNNNNNNNNNNNNNNNNNNNNNNNNNNNNNNNNNNNNNNNNNNNNNNNNNNNNNNNNNNNNNNNNNNNNNNNNNNNNNNNNNNNNNNNNNNNNNNNNNNNNNNNNNNNNNNNNNNNNNNNNNNNNNNNNNNNNNNNNNNNNNNNNNNNNNNNNNNNNNNNNNNNNNNNNNNNNNNNNNNNNNNNNNNNNNNNNNNNNNNNNNNNNNNNNNNNNNNNNNNNNNNNNNNNNNNNNNNNNNNNNNNNNNNNNNNNNNNNNNNNNNNNNNNNNNNNNNNNNNNNNNNNNNNNNNNNNNNNNNNNNNNNNNNNNNNNNNNNNNNNNNNNNNNNNNNNNNNNNNNNNNNNNNNNNNNNNNNNNNNNNNNNNNNNNNNNNNNNNNNNNNNNNNNNNNNNNNNNNNNNNNNNNNNNNNNNNNNNNNNNNNNNNNNNNNNNNNNNNNNNNNNNNNNNNNNNNNNNNNNNNNNNNNNNNNNNNNNNNNNNNNNNNNNNNNNNNNNNAGAGAGGGGTCAGAGGGGGGGCAGAGGGGGGTCAGTGAGAGGTCAGACAGGGATCAGAGAGGGGTCAGAGAGAGGTCAGAGGAGGATCAGAAAGGGGGTCAGAGGGGGGTCAGAGGGAGGTCACCGAGAGGTCAGAGAGAGGTTACCAAGGAGTCAGAGGGGGATCAGAGAGGGGTCAGAGAGAGGTCACCAGGGGGTCAGAGAGGGGTCAGAGGGTTCAGAGGAGATCAGACAGGGGGTCAGAGGGGGGTCAGAGGGGGATCAGAGAGGGGTCATAGAGAGGTTACCAAGGAGTCAGGGGGGGTCAGAGAGGGGTCAGAGGGGGTCACCGAGGGGTCAGAGAAAAGTCACCTGGGGGTCAGAGAGATATCAGGGATGGGTCACCAGAGTGAAACAGGCTGTTTTAGACTTCCTGCAGAGCCTCCCACACCCGTACGCCGGGTCATCGCCCAGGTGCCCGACCCAAGTGCTTCGTCATTCGAGTGCAGAGCCTCACCTGTAGGCCTCGTCCAGCGACATGTCCATCCTCTTCATGATGTAAGCAATGGCGATGGTGGCAGAGCGGGAGATTCCTGCCAGGCAGTGTACCAGGACTCGGGCGTTGGACGCTTTGGCCTTCTC
Coding sequences:
- the dusp16 gene encoding dual specificity protein phosphatase 16; this translates as MSSIKTDRKSPECSGSDRRRVSLVLSQLDLQAGQEVVVYDQNSSDPAALGSDSFLSVLLVKLEKSFPSVHLLSGGFSEFSHLFPGLCEGKSTLVPSCISQPCLPVTNIGPTRILPHLYLGCQRDVLNKDLMQQNDIAYVLNASNTCPKPDFIHDSHFLRVPVNDSFCEKILPWLDRSVEFIEKAKASNARVLVHCLAGISRSATIAIAYIMKRMDMSLDEAYRFVKEKRPTISPNFNFLGQLLDFEKNIKSSPGSDGRKSLSGDPPAQLKEAEPLSGPEAPEGPGSAQLEPLSLPCVLVDAPEKLAQVLSGLQCTDGTEDSTRLKRSFSLDIKSYGDQGGSSAHRGFGGSGEEFYKAPSFKETSSKACQFSPVEEVSEQSTPEQSPDKEEVNGPDRAAPPASGAPPRPPAAAPNGPYQLQRSGSVEETTTSFLFGLSRSQQQLTRPGSGASANLKGWHSDILLGPVAVSASSLAGSWYLSSESTRFYSSSSILSGTGSFTPYGCGHGLEAVRRRSRRRVGDSGDSRRSWHEESSFEKQLKRRSCQMEFGDGLTDGGAQEMVKVASQSSFSGSMEVIQVS